The Flammeovirga yaeyamensis genome segment TGATTAAACATTCCACTGATGGTCAAAAGTTCGTCTATGTTAAATTCCGTGATGATGCAGGTAATGAATCATTAGTTACAGAAGGAAGAATAATTTTAGATACTACACCTCCAATTCCTCAATATGTGAAAATTAATGGAGGGGCAACAGCAGTAGACTCTCCAACGGTTACTATCCAAACAAAAGCTAGAGATGCTAAATTTATGATGATCTCTAATGATCAAAGCTTTACTGGTGGAGTTTGGAGACCTTATTCAGAAAGTTTCACATGGAGTTTAAAGGCAGGAGCAGGAATCAAGAGAGTATTTATTAAGTTTAAAGACAACTCTCAAAATGTATCTGACTTTAAATTTGCAGAGACGACTTTATATGATGTAAATAGATAACTATTAGTTGAAATAAAATCAACAATGAAGATATAAAAAAAGCCACTCGAAATTCGAGTGGCTTTATTTTTTACACGTGAGTAAAAACCGTTAGGCTTTTACAGTTCTATTATGTTTATATGATTTTACCGTTTCGGTAAGTATGTGAAAGGCATTATTTGCCATCGTATTGTGCTTATCTAAAGTTGGATTAACTTCTACCATCTCCCAGCAAACCAACTTCTCACTACTCACTAATGTAGTGTTGATTGTTAAAGCTTCCTCAACAGTTAATCCATGCTCAACAGGTGTTCCTGTTCCTTTTGAGATGCTGGGATCCATGCTGTCTACATCAAATGATACATAGATCATATCGCAGTCCTCTAATTTCTTTAAGGCTTCATGAGCTGTTTCTATTGCTCCTAATTGTCTTACTTCATCAACTGTATAATTCTTAATTCCATATTTATTGATGATGACATTCTCTGGTGTCTCAGTATCTCTAACACCAATAAAGACAATATCTTCTGCAGCTAACTTTGGAGTTGAAGTCCCTACAGATTTAATTCTATCCCAATAATCTAATGTTTCTTGATTTGGAGAGTTAACAGCTTCTTCTTTGTTATCGATATGGGTTACTATTGCTAAAGGCATACCATGCATATTACCGGAAGGAGTTGTGAAAGGTGAATGGAAATCAGCATGTGCATCGATCCATATTACACCAAGTTTCTTTTCTGGAAAAGATTTTTTAATACCAGAAATTGTCCCAGCTGCTGTAGAGTGGTCTCCTGCTAAAACAAAAGGAGTATTTTCTTTGGTTAAAACGTTTGATGTAGCGTTGCTTACACGTTCTAACATAGTGTGTACCCCATCAATATGTTTAGCATTAGGATATTGATTATTCTTGAATAAGATATTATTAACGTCATCTATATTTTGTACAGAATAATCACTAAAAAAAGTAGATTTCTGATCTAATGATGCTACAATAAGGGCGTCAATACCCATACCTGCTCCTCTCGTTCCTGCTGCAATTTCGGAACGAACAGTAAGTAACTTAATGTCCATGATGTGAAAGTTTATGTGAATTTTATGGTATACGCAAATCAACCCTTTAATTGGAATGAAGGGGACTATAAGGCGTAAAAAGGATAGTGGAAAAGTCTAATTATGAGAATGCCAACAACTGGGAAGTGTCAAAGAACTGACCTACCAAAACATACTGGGAATATGTAATTGTTTTTTGTGACATTATAGACTAATTATAATAAATTGATATGCAATTATATCTACTGTTGGGTAAACTTCCAAATTTTAAGCTGAGTTCAATGAAAAAAATTATTGAACTCAGCTTAAATAAAGGCTATATGAAGTATAACTATTGAGGAGAAGCTACTACAAAAGCATCTTTAAAACCAAGGCTTCTTACCTTCATTTTAAGACGTTGAGCAGCTTGAGGTGTAGAAACGGTTCCTACAGTATATTTATAAATCTTGGACTTATTTCGAATACTTTCATTCTCATTTACTATTAATCCTGCCTTCAATAATTTGACAATTGAAGTATTAGTAGTAGGGACTTTTTTATTTGTAGCAAGAATTTGAATACTATATAATCCATTTTTTTGATTCATCTTTTCATGGAAGGTTTTAAAACCTTTGTATATAGCTTCAGAAACTTCTTTTTGTCCGTTATATGAGTTAAGGTAAATTCGTTCATGTGGATTGGATAAAAATCCACATTCAACCAAAACAGAAGGCATAGAAGTGTTTTTTAACACAAATAAATTGTATCCTCTGTCACTTCGGTTCATAATTCCTCTTGATTGTATTAATGTGTTTCTTTCGATACTGTTAAGTATAGAATGAGCCATAGCAATGCTGATCTGATCAGAATTATTGTCTACATGTGCTTTCGCTCCCACGATCCATTTATTTGGATTGGAGTTGTTATGAATACTCAAAAAGTAATCTGCTTTGGCGTGTTCAGCAAATTTTACTCTATCTTCCAGACTCACATAAGTGTCTGAAGTTCTAGTGTAATATACTTGAACATCAGGCATAGAATTCCTGATTAACATTCCTATTCGCTTAGCAATGATAAGATTTAAATCTTTTTCGTGTTTGTGAACTTTACTACCTCTCGGTTTACCTGGATCTTTACCTCCATGCCCGGGATCTATTACTATTACAAATTTTCTATGTTGGGCAAGAGTTGGTAATTGTGTTAGTGATAAGGTAAACAGTAAAAGTAAAGTAGTAAGCTTTTGCTTATATAAAGATAGCATTATCTTTTCGTAATTAAAGATTGTTTTGTTGTACTAAATCGTTTAAAAAATTATTCACACTTTCATCGACAACATCAAAACAGTTTTCGAAACCCTGCATTCCACCATAATAGGGATCTTCCACATCTTTATTTGATTGATGATTGTCGTAAGTTCTCAATTTAAACACTTTGCTTCTGTCACTTTCTGATCTCGTCATTCGAATCACATTTTGATAATTACTATCGTCCATTACTACAATATAATTAAAATGATCGAAATCTTCTACAGTAAATTGTCTAGCAATACTCAAGAGTTCGACTCCATGCTTTTTTGCAGTCTGTCTCATTCTTTCGTCAGCTCTACTACCTGCGTGTCCTGCATAAGTGCCTGCAGAATCAATATGAAAATGATCTGTAAGGCCTCTTTCTTTGAGGTGGTGTAACATTAATCCATCAGCTAAAGGGGAACGACAGATGTTACCAAGGCAAACAAATATGATATTGATTTTATTAGGCATCTTAGAAGCTTGTTAAGGGATTGTAAGCTTAAAAAGTTGAAAATTTAATTTATATTTTAAGAATTACAATTTATGTTGTTTATTTTAAAAAACAATTACTTGTGTGATAATTTTTCAAGATTTATCATATGTTTTTTTCTCTAACATTATGTAAGCCATTTTGAAATACTAATTCCAATATAGGAAATCAAAATCTATAGTTTTTTTACATAAAATCTATGAAATTATACTCTAAATTATTTAATTCTTATATTCATATCGTCATTGACAATTCTAATTTTATTACGAAATGTGAATTGAATTTTTTAATAACTGCACTATAAAATACATCTTCATATATCAATTATTTATGAAAAAGATTTTTAAAACTGTGATATATATTCTACTCGTCTTAATTATTGGAGCATTAGCGTTTTTTTTCTGGGCAAAATCACCTAATCTAGATTCCTCAGAATATGCTAAAATCACAAAGTTTAATGGAAATGAATCGTCTAAAGCTGTAGAAGATTCCGTACTTTCAGTGATTACTTACAATATTGGATATCTGTCTGGTATGACAAATAATACCTCGGTACGTCCTGCCGAAGAGTTTTATACGAATAATTTAAAATCAATTATCTCAGGTTTGAAGAAACATCCGGTTGATGTGTTGGCCATTCAAGAAATTGATTTTGGAGGGAAGCGATCATACTACGTGAATCAATTTGAAGAAATGGGTGAACAATTGGGTTATTATAATGGTTGTCGATCGATCAATTGGGATAAGAAATATGTGCCATTTCCATATTTTCCGCCTTCAGTTCACTTTGGTAAAATGCTTAGTGGTCAGGCAATGATGACAAATTTTGAAATTACAGATTACGAAAGAGTAGTCTTGTCAAGAGTTCAGAGTCACCCTTACTATTATGCTGCAATGTATTTAGATCGTTTAGTAGAGCGTGTGAAAATAAAAGTAGGTGATCAAGAAGTGATGGTTTTTAATGCGCACACTGAGGCATTTGATCAAGATACGAGAACAAAACAAATGTTCTTTTTAAAAGATTGGTTTTTGAAAACTGCTGAAACAATGCCTGTAATTTTATTGGGTGATTTTAATTCTGATCCATCTTATGAAAACGCAGCCATTTTAGAAATGTATAATGATGAGCGTATTGGAGCGATGTGTTCCAAAGAAAATTTACTTGGCGAGAAAACACTAACTTATCCTACAGATAAGCCAATAGAACAGCTCGATTTTGTCTTTTACTCTTCAAGACACTTTGAATTATTAGACTGGAAAGTTCTATATGATTTAGGAGAAGTTTCTGATCATTACCCTGTTTTAGCGAACTTGAAATTGAAGAAATCAGAAGAGTAAAATCCAATAATTGTAAAAATATTGATATTTCATTCTATTAGAATAAATAAATATGAAAAAGCATTCTTTTGAGAATGCTTTTTTATTAGTTTTGCTAATCTATGAAGTACGCTGTAATTGATCTTGAAACTACAGGAGGTTCCGTCGCCCAAGGAGGGAAGATTATCGAAATCGCCATAATTGTCTTAGAAAATGGTGTTGAAATAGACCGTTTTGAGTCTTTTGTAAATCCAGAGATGAATATTCCTCCTTTTATTCAACAATTGACAGGAATTAAAAATGCCACTGTAAAGGATGCTCCCAAGTTTTTTGAAATCGCCAAAAAAGTTGTGGAGGTAACTGAAAATTGTACCTTCGTGGCACATAACGCAGAGTTTGATTACAATTTTGTAAAAGATGAGTTTAAATTATTGGGTTACAAATACCTAAGAAACTCATTATGCACCGTAGAAACATCCCGAATTTTATTGCCTGGTAAGAAATCATATAGTTTGGGTAAATTATGTGATGAAATCGGCATTCCTCATAATAAACGTCACCGTGCAATTGGAGATACAGAAGCAACCGCTAAATTGTTTCAATTACTCCTAGAACAAGAAAATGCTGAACAGGTTATTGAAGAGATGACTGTTTATGATGTATATAGTTCTAAAAAGCATTATATGATTAAAAAAGAAGTCATAGATGCTTTAACTGATGAGACTGGCGTTTATTATCTCTATAATGAAGAACAGGAACTGATTTATATCGGTAAATCAAAAAATATCAGAAAAAGGATATTGCAACATTTATCGAATAAGTCTACGCCTAGAGCTATAAGAATGGCGGAATTGGTTCGTGATGTAAAAACAACAATTACGGGTAGCGAACTGATAGCACTACTTTTGGAATCTGACGAAATAAAAAAACATCAACCTAGATTTAATAGAGCACAAAGAAGAACAAAACAGTTCTTTGGTATCTATAAATATATTGATGATAATAATTATATCAATTTTAGAATTGCACCTCTTTCTGAAGGTGACTACCCTGTAACTACTACTTTTTCGAGAAAAGAAGCTGAAAGGATATTAGACAGGATGATAGAGAAAAACAATCTATGTCAGAAGCTTTGTGGTATCGATCATAGCCAAAATGCTTGCTTTAGATATCAATTGAAAAATTGTAAAGGAGCTTGTTGTGGTGAAGAAACAGCAGAGTCATACAATGTAAGAGCGAATGAAGCAGCTATGAGGTTTAGTTATGGTGCTCCAAATGTCTTCTTAATCGATAAAGGTAGAGAAGGTAACGAGAGGGGTGTCATTCAGATTGAAAATGGTATATACAAGGGTTTTGGTTATGTAAAGAAAAGCAATAACTATAATCCGGATAAGTTGAAAAAAGTAATCACTAAATATAAAGACAATGCCGATGTGAATAAGATTATTCGAGGCATGTTGAGAAAGAAAAAAGGAATTGAGAGAAAAGTTTTTTATTAATTTCATTTTTTTACTTCTCCTTATTTTAAATGTAACTGCTCAAGAAAGGGGAGGTGTACTGCGATTTGCGAATCAGAATATCGATTTAGAAACAGTTTATGCTGAAAATGAATACCATATTACTATCCCCGTAGTAAATATTGGTAACTCTAGTGTCAACGTTCTTAAAATCGATACTGATTGTGGGTGTTCTAATGCTTCTATCAATAAAGAAACAATAGCTATTGGCGATACTGCTTTTTTTACAATCAACTTTACCCCTGTAGAAGGTGAAACACCTTTTTATAGAAATATTGTGATACAAACGGATGCTAAAATATCCCAATACACTATTGTATTACAAGGTGTACTAAGTCCGTTTCTGAAAGAGAAAAATCTACACGAAATTCTCGTTCCATGGAAAAGTTATCATAAGTCACATCCAATTTTTTCGAATTATATTTTTCAAGTAAGATCAAAAAAAGGAGACGAGATCAATCTGCCCATTTACCTGACAAATGTTGGTGAGAAAACTTTACATGTCGAAGAGATATCAAGTAATACTTTAGATGTGGAAGAAGTAAAATTACCAAGGTCTGTGCTTAAAGGAGAAGTGCTGTTTTTCCCAATAACAGCCAAAGTGAAAGACGAAAATCAATACCGTCATTACCTTAAAGTGAAGACTGACGAAAGGTCTATTTTAATCCGTATTCACACATCATTTATAGAATAGAATGAGTTGATATTCTTGATTCTAAAAATATATTAAGAGCATTTAGGGATTTGCCGTTGTTATCAAAAACATTTTAAGTTAAATTCACAACTTGATTTTTTATATTGTGGGATTATATATTCATAAAATTTGATTGGGTTATTTCTAGCAATAAATTAACTAACATCATGAAAAAAATATTATTATATCTTACTTACATAAGCTTTTCATTACTTTGTCTTTCATCATGTCTTGATAATAGTGGAGCTAAAACTGAAACAGAAAAATCTTTTTTACCCTCTTCAAAAGGTAAACCTGGCGAGATGGTTCTTGTTATAGATTCTACTCAATGGGGAACTAAAGCAAGTATTGGAGGACAGTTGTATACAAAAGTTTTAGGTGCTACTAGAGGAATTTTACCACAAAGTGAACCTCAATTTACCGTTACACAAGTTCAGCCGTCTGGTTTTAATAGTATTCTTAGACAAGCAAGAAACGTTATGATTGTTACTACTTTTGACAATAAAGGTAGAGAGTCAAGAATATTAAAATCGTTTTTTGGTGAGGGTGTTATCGAAGCATTATCAAAAGATCCGGAAAAATATTATTATGTAAAGAAAGATGTTTGGGCTAAAGGACAAACAGTGATGTTATTCTTTGCTGAAAGTGAAGAAAAGATGGCTAAGGTTTTAGAAGATCCTAATAAGACTTATTACTTGACTCAACCTTTCCATGATATAGAGAATAAGCGTTTGGCAGAAAGAATTACTAAAGAAAGAGACCGTAAGATTACTCGCTTCTTAAAAGATAAATATAATGTTGATATCTCTTTATTGCAGGGATATAAAATTGCAAAATCAGAAGAAGATTTTCTTTGGTTAAGACATCCAGAAATAGCATTTGATAATAACATTATCTTAATGAAAATGCCATATACAGATGAGAAACAATTTGATGCTGATCATATTCTTAAATTTAGAAATGAATTAGCCAAAAAATACTTATATGGTAATCCTGAAGACAAAGAATCTTTTGTAATTACAGAATCAAAGGTGAAGCCTGAGATTAAAAATGCAAAAATAGACGGTAGACAAGCAGTAGAAATAAGAGGTCTTTGGAGAACAAATACCTACTCAATGGGTGGTCCATTTATTAGCTACTTATTTACTGATAAATCTGGTGCGAATCTTTATTATTTAGAAGGTTTTGTTTATGCACCAAGCATGGATAAAAGAGAGCTGATGAGAGATATGGAAGCTCAACTAAAGACGTTTAAAGACTTTTAATATATGTATTACTACATTAGCGGTAAGCTAGTTAAAAAAATACCTACCTCAGCTATCATTGATGTAAATGGGGTAGGTTATGAAATTCGATGGCCTTTAAGTGCTTTTAGTGCAGTCAATGAGGGTGATCAAGTAAAGTTGTATACTTACTTCTATGTGAAAGAAGATATGCAGCAACTCTTCGGCTTTCTGTCAGAAAATGATAGAACGGTATTTTTACAACTAATTTCAATATCTGGAGTAGGCCCTTCAACAGGGTTAGCATTTTTGTCTTCACTATCGACAGCAGAGATTTGTTCGGCCATTATGCAAGAAGATGTAAAGACAATTCAGAGTGTAAAAGGTATCGGAGCTAAAACTGCACAGCGTGTAGTTATTGAATTAAGAGATAAAATTTCTAAATTGCAGTATTCTGGAGAATTAATTCAGAATGCGACTTCTACTGCTCAAGACAATGGAATTGTAAATGAAGCTATGGATGCTCTTGTTGCCCTTGGTTTTACTAGAGCTGCTGCACAGAAATCTGTTAAGCTAATTCAGAAAAAACATGGACATGATCTATCAGTAGAAAAATTAATAAAATTAGCATTAAAACAAAATTAGCCTATAAGCGCCTTACTATTACTTTTTTAGCATTTATATAAGCAAATTATCACTCAGATAAAGTGATGATTGTAGTAATTTTTTACTATTCTTTTTATCTTTCATTTATTATCATCTGACAATTTCGACTTGTTATGAACTTATCACTAAATGCTAATGGTCGGTTGACCGTAAGATTTTAGTAAACTTAAATACTTGACTTCATTTTGTTTCGCTTACACACAGCAAATTATAAATACTTACTAGCTCTAATTTTTTTCTCAACGATAAACAATGTTTGGGCAAACGTCAAAGAGACAGTAGTATGGAATGTATTACAACAATCAATTCCTCAAGAAAATCAGCAGGAACAGGATACTACGTTGTATAAACCTCAAAAGCCTTACGAAAGAGATAGGCTTGGAGACCCTGTGTCTACCCCGCAATATAGTTCGCCAATTATTGGTACGGATCCTCATGTAAATACTCAAATTGAGCTAGATACAACAGGTAATGGCTATAATGTGCAGGAGACATTAGGTGATGGATTACAATATCGTAACCCTTCGTATTTACCCTATGACGCTTACCGTGATTATCTGTACAGGAAAAACATGGCAAGCTATTATAAAAATTTATCACTCCAACAAGATGGAGGTGATGCTTTACCCGGTCAAGGTAATGGAAAGCTAATTCCAGATATAGAATTAGGTCGTGTTGCAGATTTCCTATTTGGTGGTTCTACTTTAGATTTTCAACTCAATGGTAATGCAATGCTTGATTTCGGCTTTTTATTTCAAAGAGTTGATAACCCTCAAGTTCCAGTGACCCAACAAAGAAATGGTGGATTTAATTTCGATCAACAAGTTGGATTAGGTATGATCGGTAAAATTGGTGATAAATTAGAAATGTCAGCCAATTTTGATACAAAGAGTACTTTCCAATTTGATCAGCAATACAATATGTCATATACCGCTTATGATTATGACATCATTCAAGATATTCAAGTAGGTAATGTTAGCTTTAACGTACGTAACTCATTAATTTCTGGAGCACAGAACTTATTTGGTGTGTATAGTAAACTGAGATTTGGTAATCTATATGTTTCCAGTGTTTTCTCAAGTCAAAGAGGCTCTCAAGAGACCATTACTATAAAAAATGGTGGTCAGAATAGAGAGTTTGAGTTCAGAGCAGATACCTACGATAATAATAAACACTTTTTTATTGGTCACTTCTTTAGAGATAAATACGAAGAAGCTTTAAAGACAACCCCAAATATTATTTCTGGAGTTGTTGTTACTCGTATGAAAGTTTATGTAACCAATAGAGCCAACGATACTCAAACGCAAAGAAACTTAGTAGGTCTACTTGACCTTGGTGAAGCAGATCCTTACAATACCGCTTGGGGTGGAAGTACAAACCCAGCAGCAAGTAACGATGCAAACACGTTATATAGTCAAGTTACCCAGTTAAACCGTAATTCTGATGCTATAAAAGGAGGCTTAGAAGGATTAGGTTTAAATAATGGTACCGAATTTGAAATTCTTCGTTCTGCAAGAGAATTAGGTCCAACGGAATTTAGTTACAACCAACAATTGGGGTATATCTCAATTAATACACCACTTAGAAATGATGAAATTTTAGCCGTTGCTTTTGAATATACTTTTAATGGACAAAGCTATAAAGTAGGTGAATTGAATGAGGATCTACCAAACCTTGGACAAAATGAAGTGATGTTCATGAAACTTTTAAGTCCATCAACGATTATCACTACTGACCCTAACGACCCCTCAAAGCCGTTTCCTTTATGGGATTTGATGATGAAGAACGTTTATTCACTTCAAGCCAATTCAATTCAAAAGGAAGATTTCCAATTTAGGATCATCTACAGAGATGACCGTACAGGTGTGGATAACCCGTCTATCCAAGAAGGGGTTAACTTAGCCAATGTTCCTTTAATTGAGGTCACTGGATTGGACCGTTTGAACATGAACTTGGAACTCCAAAAGGATGGTAACTTTGACTTTATTGAAGGAGTTACTATTGACTCAAGGAATGGTCGGATTATTTTCCCTGTATTAGAGCCTTTTGGACAAACACTTGAAGAAAAATTCGAGCCGGGAGAAGGTAATTTAGTCACCAAATATGTATTTGAGGATCTATATAAAAAAACTCAAGCAGATGCAGTTCTGAATACAAAACAAAATAAGTATTTCATGAAAGGTAGTTATAAGGGTGGATCATCAAATGAAATCTTACTACCTGGAATTAATATAGCAGAGAACTCTGTGACTATTACTGCTGGAGGTGTTACTTTAACAGAAGGAGCACAATATACTGTCGATTATCAATTTGGTAGAGTAACTATCCTAGATGAAGGGGTATTGAACTCTGGAAAAGATATTCGAATTACCTACGAAAGAGCAGACTTATTCAACTTCCAAACTAAAACATTGGCAGGGGTAGACTTAGAGTATCATGTTAGTGAAGACTTCATTATCTCAGGTACTTTAATGCACCTTTCAGAAAAACCTTTGATTTCTAGAGTGAATGTAGGTTCAGAACCTGTGAAGAATACTATGTGGGGTCTTACTATGGACTACACCACAGAATCTAGGTTTTTAACCAAATTAGTTGATGCCATACCGGGTATTGACACGCAAGAGCAATCTATGTTCACCTTTAAGGGTGAATTTGCCCAACTCATTCCTGGAACACCTTCTCTTATAGGTACTGATGGTACGGGTTATATCGATGATTTTGAAGGAGCTGAAGTACCATATGATCTAGGTTTAAATCCTGTTTCTTGGGCACATGGTAGTACACCAGAATACATTTTGGATCAACAAGGATGGAATACTGCACCTCCAACCACAGCCGAAGATTCCTTGGCGTATAACCACCGTAGGGCATTAATGGCTTGGTACAATATTGATAATGTCTTCTATTACACAACGGGTAATACGAGTCGACCAAATAATATTACAGACGAAGATATGCAAAATCACTATGTTCGTTTGGTTCCATTCAATGAAGTATTTAAAAATAGACAGGCTAATCAAATCAACACCAATGAGGTAACTTTTGACTTAGCTTATTATCCATCAGAAAGAGGTCCTTATAACTATAATACCGATTTAAATAATGACGGTACACTCCGGAATCCTAAAGATAATTTTGGTGCAATAACTAAAGCCATTACCACAGATGTCGATTTTGATAACTTGAATGTGCAGTATATAGAATTCTGGATGATGGATCCGTTTATGACAGGTAAAAACGCTGAAATAGAAGGAGCAAACAACAATACAGGTGGTAAGTTATTTATTGATTTAGGTAGTATTTCCGAAGATGTAGTTCCTGATGGTAGGCACTTCTTCGAGAACGGTATGACGACCAATAAAGATCTATTAAATCGTTCAGTATGGGGTTATTCTCCTACTACTCAATTTGTGAATAATGTATTTAGTACTGCAGTTCCAAGAGATGCTCAAGATATTGGTTACGATGGTTTGTCGAGTGAAGAAGAAGCAGAATTTTTTAAGCAGTTCTTTATTGATCGATTGCCAAGTGTATTATCACCAGAAGCATTGCAAGCAATTATTGCCGACCCATCAGGTGATGATTTTAAATACTATCTAGGTGATGAAGCTGATGCTCAAAACTTAAAAGTTTTAGAAAGATATAAAAGGTTTAACGGAACAGAGAGAAACTCACCAGAAAACCAAGGAGGTGGAGGTTTTACTCCTTCAAATACTAGTTATCCTAACAACGAAGATTTGAATGGCGATAATACCTTAAATGAATTGAACGCTTACTTTGAGTATGAATTAGATTTACGTCCAGGACAATTAGAAAACAATAAGTTTGTCGTTGATAGAGTAACTTCGGAAGCTCCCGAATCAAGGGAATTAGTGACTTGGTATCAAGTTAGAATCCCTATTAGAGATGATAATAATTACAGTAAAGTAGGAGGTATTGATAATTTTAAGTCGGTGAAATTCATGCGTTTATTCATGACAGATTGGGAGCAGCCAGTTGTGTTACGTATGTTGAATTTCCAATTAGTAGGAGCACAATGGCGTCAATACACTCAAAATATTGAAGATGATGATCTGCCAATTTCAACCGCTAAAGTTGAGATTTCATCAGTAAATATCGAGCAGAATGGAGTAACTGATACACAGACTAGAAAAATTCCTTATGTATTGCCTCCAGGCTTCGAAAGAGATTATGATGCAACATCAACGGTTACAAGACGAATTAACGAACAATCCATACAAGTAAACGTTGAAGATTTAGATGTAGATGATGGTATCGGGATCTTTAAAAACTTTAGTCTGAATTTAGTCAATTACAAGCGACTCAAGATGGAGCTTCATGCACAATCACCATCTGATATCACCCGGGATGATGAAGTCCGGGGTTTCTTGAGAGTGGGTACTGACCTTACAGATAACTACTACGAAATAGAAGTTCCTTTGAAAATCACACAAAAAGGAGCTACTACTCCAGAAGTAATTTGGCCAAGGGAGAACGAAATTGATATCGCCTTAGAAGAACTTTATAAAATTAAAGTTCAGCGTAATTCGGAAAATGCAGATAGAGATATT includes the following:
- the sov gene encoding T9SS outer membrane translocon Sov/SprA; the encoded protein is MFRLHTANYKYLLALIFFSTINNVWANVKETVVWNVLQQSIPQENQQEQDTTLYKPQKPYERDRLGDPVSTPQYSSPIIGTDPHVNTQIELDTTGNGYNVQETLGDGLQYRNPSYLPYDAYRDYLYRKNMASYYKNLSLQQDGGDALPGQGNGKLIPDIELGRVADFLFGGSTLDFQLNGNAMLDFGFLFQRVDNPQVPVTQQRNGGFNFDQQVGLGMIGKIGDKLEMSANFDTKSTFQFDQQYNMSYTAYDYDIIQDIQVGNVSFNVRNSLISGAQNLFGVYSKLRFGNLYVSSVFSSQRGSQETITIKNGGQNREFEFRADTYDNNKHFFIGHFFRDKYEEALKTTPNIISGVVVTRMKVYVTNRANDTQTQRNLVGLLDLGEADPYNTAWGGSTNPAASNDANTLYSQVTQLNRNSDAIKGGLEGLGLNNGTEFEILRSARELGPTEFSYNQQLGYISINTPLRNDEILAVAFEYTFNGQSYKVGELNEDLPNLGQNEVMFMKLLSPSTIITTDPNDPSKPFPLWDLMMKNVYSLQANSIQKEDFQFRIIYRDDRTGVDNPSIQEGVNLANVPLIEVTGLDRLNMNLELQKDGNFDFIEGVTIDSRNGRIIFPVLEPFGQTLEEKFEPGEGNLVTKYVFEDLYKKTQADAVLNTKQNKYFMKGSYKGGSSNEILLPGINIAENSVTITAGGVTLTEGAQYTVDYQFGRVTILDEGVLNSGKDIRITYERADLFNFQTKTLAGVDLEYHVSEDFIISGTLMHLSEKPLISRVNVGSEPVKNTMWGLTMDYTTESRFLTKLVDAIPGIDTQEQSMFTFKGEFAQLIPGTPSLIGTDGTGYIDDFEGAEVPYDLGLNPVSWAHGSTPEYILDQQGWNTAPPTTAEDSLAYNHRRALMAWYNIDNVFYYTTGNTSRPNNITDEDMQNHYVRLVPFNEVFKNRQANQINTNEVTFDLAYYPSERGPYNYNTDLNNDGTLRNPKDNFGAITKAITTDVDFDNLNVQYIEFWMMDPFMTGKNAEIEGANNNTGGKLFIDLGSISEDVVPDGRHFFENGMTTNKDLLNRSVWGYSPTTQFVNNVFSTAVPRDAQDIGYDGLSSEEEAEFFKQFFIDRLPSVLSPEALQAIIADPSGDDFKYYLGDEADAQNLKVLERYKRFNGTERNSPENQGGGGFTPSNTSYPNNEDLNGDNTLNELNAYFEYELDLRPGQLENNKFVVDRVTSEAPESRELVTWYQVRIPIRDDNNYSKVGGIDNFKSVKFMRLFMTDWEQPVVLRMLNFQLVGAQWRQYTQNIEDDDLPISTAKVEISSVNIEQNGVTDTQTRKIPYVLPPGFERDYDATSTVTRRINEQSIQVNVEDLDVDDGIGIFKNFSLNLVNYKRLKMELHAQSPSDITRDDEVRGFLRVGTDLTDNYYEIEVPLKITQKGATTPEVIWPRENEIDIALEELYKIKVQRNSENADRDIPYPTNLEAAGPNVRQYRVRVVGNPDMSAIQTAMIGVRNKTTDNARKDIRIWANELRATEYSTFSSWAANASIDATLADFANIKTNVRYSTVGFGGIQDKIGDRQMEDNLEFGIAANINLDKIFLNRIGLSVPIYMSYDRKGSNPYFDPLDPDVPLDVSSEVRGSYYSEQVKYLEEARSINISNLTKVKMNPEAKSYPWDIENFSLSGSYSDRNMRDKNTEAKDFKQWKLGAAYSYQSPLKAWEPFKDTQGGDWSSLITDFNLNPLPSSITVRGDLDRQYRYTQFRSYEEGRGFVKDGILPTYEKSFLFNRGYNLGWNLAKSLKIDYQATANALVDEPEGAIDTDTARDSIMNNLLDFGRMKLFTQNLSGTYNIPINKVPGLDFIGANARYVAGTNWTAGTLGIADTLGNTIGNTQQISLNSKFDFKNIYKKIGYVNHLENGVSNRGRSRSRNRNQQQQQGGNRSKKPTKDYTRLAYQKVKLKDKLKDLRTEQTNLQNADKDKIDKQKEKIEAKITKLKTKIEKYKGKGKDYADLDAKILTYNTQIDTLDAQLAKENPKKNKKLESIAEEIKKTEQELLAVNDQLKERPEPTKSAGEKLGDTGIRFLTMLKDIDMTYSENNATTLPGYMPTAEYVGLDSKTNAPGLPFLLGSQDPSIRFKAAENGWLAPSEYLNNQFVQTKREEYRVRANLEPFRDFKVTLTSTSNRTESYSEVFRFDSSINDYNSLSPTRTGTFGISFFSMGTAFSKPDGNNESEVFNQFVANRSEVKDRLNSTRTSSQTQYKENDQDVLIPAFIAAYTGQSSSKVGLSAFPSSFPIPNWDVRYTGLSKLKVFENSIKSITLAHAYQSNYTVGNYNSSLLYGATEIGPDRDINDQPVAEGQDGNIVPVYVINQVNIEERFGPLIGINIKLMNDLQIKFDYNKGRMLSLNLSNAQVTEQLNNDFTIDIGYTTTGMKLPFRSKGRTTTLKNDITFRLAMSIRDNQTTQYRMEEENVVTAGNMNFALRPTVNYMLNDRANLQFYFDRTINDPKVSNAFRRTSTAFGVQFKYSLTQ